In Oryza sativa Japonica Group chromosome 1, ASM3414082v1, the genomic stretch tatagattaaaaccaatcataaaattaaaaccgatttAAACAtcgatgacgtaccaaaattctGTCAGAAACATCTTCGATTTTTATAATAGTGGAGATTGGTGTCATTCGGATTGTAGGAATGGAGTATAGGAAAATCAAAGAATTTTTTCTTTCCTACTAGTTGTATCGAGAAATTATAGGAAATTTTTCATCACTTAACCTTCTGGATGAATTGATGTGTAAGTTCATTCAgattcgtcttttttttttctattcctatatGTTACAATTTCTTCAAACCGAATAAGCCCTTCAAACTTCTATGCCCGTGCACGTACGCTTCTCGTCCATaaccatgtactccctccgtatttaaggtatgacgtcgttgactttttatcaacgtttgaccattcgttttatttaaaaattttatgcaaatataaaaatatttatgtcatgcttaaagaatatttggtgatgaatcaagtcacaataaaataaatgacaattacataattttttttaataagacaaatggtcaaacgttgaaaaaaaaatcaacggcgtcatacattaaaatataaaatatagagGTAGTATCAAGCAGATCGATCAAACAACCTGTACAGAACTATAGCGGCAAATAattcaatatatatatgataacgGTTATTACGTACCAAGCAAACTAATCAAGCCACTTGTACGGAACCAGCGACTTATGGATCGAGTCACTTGCACGCTAATaacagggttttttttttctatacatCAGCGGCATATGCATCAACATGGTTCTATCTTACCTTGTAGTTATTACCTCATTTTAGTTACTATTTATTGTTCTACGCTTTACATGGATTATTAGCCATGTGTGTgcattatcctttttttttttgacgggtgTGCATTATCCATTTGATGATTTGATCAGAAAGGGACAAATATATACACCAATAGCTGCCAGTATTCCTGTATCAAATTCCCTCAAACAAAACAATGTATCCCTGTAATGAAGACGCGGCGTACCTCATCTTGGGTTTCTGATAAGTGATAATTATGCTTCACCTTAGGCGTGCACGCTTGTCCATCTAAAGTCAAGTCAGTAACAACATCTAGTGGATACTAGAGAAACAGCAGGATAATGTTATGTCGAGCTGCCAGTACGTATTCGATCGACATGCTAGTTAAGGATTTTTTGCAGTTGCTATATGAACTAGTGGAGAAAGGGTATTTACCCCCGGTTCGTAATCCCTTGTACTCCTCTGTCCGGGAgtatgaatccgggactaaaaaccatctttagttctgggtaaaataaccgggactaaaatctatctttagtccaAGATGAACAGGGGCCATGTCCGAATCAGTCcggttgttttttttcttttatttattttttttcgctgCTTGTATTTGTTCCTTCACCCAAATCCACACAAATCATTCACAATAAAATTATCCACAAAGTATGCACAATAAAATCATCCacaatacatatacatacacatcCACAATCTACAAAtcaatcacaaaatcatccccaaatcaacaaaaaaaatctctaaCAAAATATACAAATCATTCCATACAaataattcacaaaaaaaaatccaccgtCGCCATTCGCCACCGCCCAGCTGCCGCTCGGTCGTGCGCCGCCTTGCGCCGAGCCGCTGCCGGCCACCTTGCACTTGGCCGCCGAACGGCCATGCGCCACCTtgtggccggccgccgccctccgcactccgccgccgccgcccggccgcctcccctcccggatccagcggaggggaggccaccgccgccctgcCGCCGTCTGGCTGCCtcatgggaggggagggggagagaatgAGGGCGAGGAGAGgggtgagaggagaggaggagaaggaggagaagatgGGGAAGAGATAAGGTTAGAATGAGGGgtgagaagaggagaagagagaagagatatTGTTTGGCTAAGAATTGGGGGCGGGGAGGATGAGGCGGGGTGCGCGCACGGCagtttggatgattttttttgttcccaGTTGTTtaacaaccaggactaaaaatagatctttagttccggttggtaacacctactgggactaaagatcaaaaagtgtCGTCAGGTCTTTTagccaggactaaagatattctttagtcccggttcctatttaaaccgggattattgtggattttgggcaaccgaccaaagatggtttctccggTAGTGACGCTATCAAGTGGCTGCccctctttagtcccagttcctATTCAAACTGGgattattgtggattttgggcaaccgaccaaagatggtttctccagtagtgatgcTATCAAGTGGCCGCCTCTCACAATGATGAGGATTCATTGCACATTTGCATTCAAATTGTGTTGCTATAAACGAGCAAAGTTGACCCGTCTAACCAGAAACTACACATTATTGAAACTTTGATATAATAGAGAATTTTACCAAGAAATTAAAGCATCCGGATTTCTATACCAAATGCGTGCCTCATCAACTTACTACCGTTACGTATACTAGGGGTTAACATCGTGAATGTTTTGAAGAATGTACCCGATCAAAATCAAATGTAGACTCcccaagaagaaaaggaaaggcaAATGAAGACTAGATTATACCACCTAGGCTCTATCTAGACCACTATAAATAGGGGCCTCCTATTCTCAAAAGGATCACATAAACATACCTACCATCTTCATAAGACAACATTCAATTTAAGTGTGAGGTATTATATACAGTATAGCATGTAGTTATTTTATGTGCTTCAATATTGCTCTTCCATCTCTTGTCGGCATCATCTGTATAATGCTATTGTTACATTATATGTTGTGTGCTTCAATTTAATTTGTATCTCAAATTCTTTCAGTTGGTTTTGTGCTCTTTTTATAGCTAAAACTAGCCCATGTGTGTATGCAGAGCACATATGGCGCTGGTGAAGATTGGGCAGTGGGGTGGAAATGGAGGGTCCGCTCAGGACATCAGTGTGCCACCCTGCAAACTCACTAGCGTGACTATTCGCAGTGGACAAGCGATTGATGCTATCACCTTCTCCTACGTGGGAATGGATGGACTGGAGCATGTGGTTGGTCCATGGGGTGGTCCTGGCGGAAGCCCTACTACGGTATGCATTGTCATCCTGGGGCGGAGACAAGAGTAGAGCAGCTAGCTAGGGCTGCAGCCTACTCATGATCCAAAATATTCATTGAAATTCCATTTAAAAACTTCAAAACTAGAAGATAAAggtaaaattatataaattcaaCTAATTGAGCCATATGTTTGAAAAAACTATGGCTAGCTAGCTCCACTACTGGTTATCAACTGGCGGACCTAAGCTAGCCCTGGGCACCCTCTGGCTATATATGGTTCAGAGCTTTGTTCTTGAAAGCCCATGAGCGAATATAAATTTCCACCATGTTAGGTTGAGCTCCTGACAAAATACCATATGCTGGATTTTCTTTTATTGATATATGCTGGGTAAGGTCTGACAATAATTTCAGTAAAAAAGAACCATAGGCCTTGCAGTCGGTCTGAGTCCGTTCCTACCGTTGTCTGTATGGAAAAATGGAACACAATGATTCTTAGGAGTCGAAATCAGATTCTGTATACGGCATTAGTTGGTGATTAGTGACCACATTCTAGCGTACAATAGTTTTCTTTAGCTTCCGCTGCAATAACataaaagccaaaacatgacaGCCAATCTAGCATACCATGCATGCAACTAAATCAAATCATCTTCTCGCAATTTCAGTTCAAGATTGGCCCTACAGAGCGTGTGAAGGAATTCTCTGGAACCCATGGCCCGTTTGGAACCTTGGCCGACATTGTGACATACCTGAAGATCGTCACCGATGCTACAACGTATGAGCTGGGTGTGAAGAGTGGAACACCCTTCAATGTTCCGCTGCAGGGCAACGCCACTGTTGTTGGTTTCTTTGGACGCTCTGGAGCACTCCTTGATGCAGTTGGCGTCTACATCCGCCCATGATGATCCTGGGCACGCTACGCCTACttatatactttctccgtttctaATTATTTGACGCGATTGAcctttttaaacatatttaaccattcgtcttattaaaaaaattaagtaattataaattctttttctattatttgatttattcttaaatatatacttttatgtatacatatagttttatatattttacaaaattttttgaataagacgaacggttaaacacgtgctaaaaagttaacggtgtcaaatatttagaaatggagaaAGGACATATGTGCCACGGTGTCGTTACTGCTACAACGACAGTAGCGACGATGACAGttgatatatatgtattttgtcAAAGAAAAACCATATTGTTGTAATTAATTATAGTTGTGTTGTGTGTCGTGCACGTGTGTAATTGCAATAAGTCGGGTATCATTTGTATGTGTTCACTTGATctagggatggcaatcgggCGCGACGGGCACGGATAGTGCCTACCCATACCCATGCCTGTGAGATTATTTGTGCCCGTGGGTATACCCATTACTACATGACGGGTAAGGATGGTTGCCCATGCCCATTGCCCGCGGGCGCCTTATACCCGCGGgcgtgcccgtttacccgccacAATAAAAGCAGTGAAACAAAAAGTCTACAAGTTACTAAGTTCGAATCgaacttaaaacatcaaatattctccgcctcggtgtcgtgtctctcctctggcggcgatagagtaagaggagagaaataataagggaaataaaaggaaaaccgtagaaaacaaagaacgtggcttatgtattctagtggattttactcctagcctacatgtaagttagatttcgcgggtaa encodes the following:
- the LOC4326278 gene encoding salt stress-induced protein-like, which gives rise to MALVKIGQWGGNGGSAQDISVPPCKLTSVTIRSGQAIDAITFSYVGMDGLEHVVGPWGGPGGSPTTFKIGPTERVKEFSGTHGPFGTLADIVTYLKIVTDATTYELGVKSGTPFNVPLQGNATVVGFFGRSGALLDAVGVYIRP